The proteins below are encoded in one region of Polynucleobacter sp. AP-Nino-20-G2:
- a CDS encoding (2Fe-2S)-binding protein yields the protein MAISFNLNGKAVNFEGDPETPILWVLRDHLDVTSPKYGCGAALCGACTVHLEGSAIRSCSTPVSAAAGKKVTTLEGLPEKMGHALHDAWLEFDVPQCGYCQTGQMMSAADLLARKKQPNSEEIKNAMSGNICRCGTYSRIEKAVKRASEKLA from the coding sequence ATGGCAATTTCTTTTAATCTCAATGGCAAAGCTGTTAATTTTGAAGGGGATCCAGAAACCCCGATTTTGTGGGTATTGCGTGACCACTTGGATGTGACCAGCCCAAAGTATGGATGTGGCGCTGCACTTTGTGGTGCGTGCACCGTGCATCTTGAGGGGAGTGCCATTCGTTCTTGTTCAACCCCAGTCTCCGCGGCAGCAGGAAAAAAAGTCACCACCTTAGAAGGCTTGCCTGAAAAAATGGGCCATGCATTACACGATGCTTGGTTGGAGTTTGACGTGCCGCAGTGTGGTTATTGCCAGACCGGTCAAATGATGTCAGCAGCGGATTTATTGGCGAGAAAGAAACAGCCAAATTCTGAAGAGATTAAAAACGCCATGAGCGGAAATATCTGCCGCTGTGGAACTTATTCACGAATTGAGAAGGCTGTGAAGCGCGCCTCCGAGAAGTTGGCTTGA
- a CDS encoding xanthine dehydrogenase family protein molybdopterin-binding subunit encodes MKNNSVKNISRRQFIQKSSVVAGAFVVGMHLPVMGEAAVPAKGEPALANAWIRITPDNQITLICARSEMGQDTYTSMPALLAEELNLPLSMIKVEMAGVAPVYINALLGGQITGGSTSVREGFDKLRIAGAATRAVLVQAAANRWNVSVDQCVAMNGKVTHASGKSATYGELAADAAKLPLPEKPALKSPANFMVIGKEKMRRLDTPAKIAGKAVFGIDVKIPGMAIASLAQCPVIGGVPTSVDDSAALKVAGVIKVVQISDGVAVLAKDFYAARKGRDALKITWNEGPGANINNIEVRKQLEAGLSKKGAIIKTVGDPAGAIAGGKVISAQYFLPYLAHSTMEPVNCSADVSNGKCRIIGPIQFQQGAQAVSAAAAGVSPENVTIETTFLGGGFGRKLELDFIRQAAEISRAAGMPVKMLWTKEDDITHDFYRPMSVHQMEATLSGSGQLDAMKAKMVSQSVTARAFPGFVKDGFDPFMTEGSNNLTYDIPNLEVANVIEDVGIRVGYWRSVSNALNAFAVESFMDELAKAAGKDPVAFRLAALKKQPRAQAVLKLAVAKSGYQAGSKKFGVAQMECYDTYSACVVELDGASAGAKVKKITFVSDCGITVHPDQARAQLTGGVLYGLGAALSNEITIQNGRVQQSNFNNYPSLRQNQVPIVDVHLVPSQEKPGGLGEVGVPLVAPALVNAIAAATGKRIRELPIKA; translated from the coding sequence ATGAAAAATAACTCCGTAAAAAATATTAGCCGCCGTCAGTTTATTCAAAAGAGCTCAGTGGTTGCAGGCGCATTTGTGGTTGGCATGCATCTTCCAGTAATGGGAGAGGCTGCAGTTCCTGCAAAGGGCGAGCCAGCATTGGCGAATGCCTGGATTCGTATTACTCCCGACAATCAAATTACCTTAATTTGCGCTCGATCAGAGATGGGCCAAGATACCTATACTTCGATGCCAGCACTATTGGCGGAGGAGTTAAATCTACCTTTATCCATGATTAAGGTAGAGATGGCGGGAGTTGCGCCGGTATATATCAACGCTTTATTAGGTGGTCAAATTACGGGCGGTTCTACTTCCGTTCGAGAGGGCTTCGATAAGTTACGTATTGCGGGTGCGGCTACTCGAGCAGTATTGGTTCAGGCGGCAGCGAATCGTTGGAATGTTTCCGTGGATCAATGTGTTGCCATGAATGGTAAGGTGACACACGCTAGTGGAAAGTCTGCCACTTATGGTGAACTTGCTGCGGATGCAGCCAAATTACCTTTGCCAGAAAAGCCAGCGCTAAAGTCGCCGGCAAACTTCATGGTGATTGGTAAAGAAAAAATGCGTCGCCTAGATACACCTGCCAAGATTGCCGGTAAAGCTGTCTTTGGTATTGACGTAAAGATTCCCGGAATGGCAATTGCTTCTTTGGCTCAGTGCCCTGTTATTGGTGGCGTGCCAACATCGGTAGATGACTCTGCCGCTTTGAAAGTAGCCGGCGTGATTAAGGTGGTGCAGATATCCGACGGCGTGGCTGTTTTGGCAAAAGACTTTTATGCGGCGCGTAAGGGTAGAGATGCTCTCAAAATCACTTGGAATGAAGGACCTGGCGCTAATATCAATAACATTGAAGTCCGTAAGCAATTAGAGGCGGGCTTAAGTAAAAAGGGCGCCATCATTAAAACGGTGGGAGATCCTGCTGGTGCGATTGCAGGCGGCAAGGTAATTAGTGCGCAGTACTTTTTACCGTATCTCGCACATTCCACGATGGAGCCGGTCAATTGTTCCGCGGATGTTTCTAATGGCAAATGCAGAATTATTGGACCGATTCAGTTTCAGCAGGGAGCGCAGGCGGTTTCGGCTGCAGCTGCTGGAGTGAGTCCAGAAAATGTCACCATTGAAACCACCTTTTTAGGTGGTGGGTTTGGGCGGAAGCTGGAATTAGACTTTATTCGTCAGGCAGCAGAGATTTCACGAGCAGCAGGTATGCCGGTGAAGATGCTCTGGACCAAAGAGGACGATATCACCCATGACTTCTATCGCCCAATGAGCGTACATCAGATGGAGGCAACTCTGAGTGGAAGTGGGCAGCTTGATGCTATGAAGGCCAAAATGGTTTCCCAGTCCGTCACCGCTCGAGCTTTCCCAGGGTTTGTTAAAGATGGTTTTGATCCCTTTATGACAGAAGGTTCGAATAATTTGACATATGACATTCCTAATTTGGAGGTTGCCAATGTTATTGAGGATGTTGGTATCAGGGTTGGATACTGGCGTTCAGTGAGTAATGCTTTGAATGCATTTGCTGTTGAGAGTTTTATGGATGAGTTGGCTAAGGCCGCGGGCAAGGATCCGGTTGCTTTCAGGTTGGCCGCTCTCAAAAAGCAGCCTAGAGCACAGGCAGTTTTAAAGCTGGCTGTTGCAAAATCGGGCTATCAGGCTGGTAGCAAAAAGTTCGGCGTTGCGCAGATGGAGTGTTATGACACTTATTCCGCTTGCGTTGTGGAATTGGATGGGGCCTCTGCTGGAGCCAAGGTAAAGAAGATTACTTTTGTTTCAGATTGCGGTATTACTGTTCATCCTGATCAAGCTAGGGCCCAGCTGACTGGTGGCGTGCTTTATGGTCTAGGGGCTGCTCTGAGCAATGAAATTACCATTCAAAATGGTCGAGTGCAGCAAAGCAACTTCAATAACTATCCAAGCCTCCGTCAAAATCAGGTGCCGATTGTTGATGTGCACTTAGTGCCTAGCCAGGAGAAGCCAGGCGGTTTGGGCGAGGTGGGCGTGCCCTTGGTTGCTCCGGCGCTGGTGAACGCAATTGCTGCGGCTACTGGCAAGAGAATTCGGGAATTGCCAATCAAGGCGTAA
- the argJ gene encoding bifunctional glutamate N-acetyltransferase/amino-acid acetyltransferase ArgJ, whose amino-acid sequence MTVNLPLPQKDQLKPIKGFQMGIAEAGIKKADRKDLLVMTLVPGSQVAGVFTLNRFCAAPVQVCREHLAQDGAKGEIRALVVNTGNANAGTGERGMKDALATCATLAKELNLNPEQILPFSTGVILEPLPIEKIISALPKAVANLGEDHWFDAAEAIMTTDTQPKATSTSVDTPAGQIAITGICKGAGMIHPNMATMLGFIATDAGFAPGLLGKLTQEIADQSFNAITIDGDTSTNDSFIIMATGQSSVQIQSTEDPSYSVVKTALIALARKLAQMIVRDGEGATKLITIDVQGGKTEAECRLVAEAIAHSPLVKTAFFASDPNLGRILAAIGYAGIADLDVNKVQMWLGDVWVAKDGGRNPSYQEADGQRVMQAAEITVKIDLGRGSAQQTMWTCDLSHDYVSINADYRS is encoded by the coding sequence ATGACAGTGAACTTACCCCTCCCCCAAAAAGACCAACTTAAGCCCATTAAGGGATTTCAGATGGGTATTGCCGAAGCCGGAATTAAAAAGGCTGATCGCAAAGACCTATTGGTGATGACCTTGGTGCCTGGATCTCAGGTTGCTGGTGTTTTTACCCTGAATCGTTTCTGTGCCGCCCCAGTTCAAGTGTGCCGAGAGCATTTGGCGCAAGATGGCGCTAAAGGCGAGATTCGCGCTTTGGTTGTGAATACCGGTAATGCGAATGCAGGCACTGGCGAGCGGGGCATGAAAGATGCTTTGGCAACTTGCGCCACTCTTGCTAAAGAATTAAATCTCAATCCGGAGCAAATTCTTCCTTTTTCAACTGGAGTGATTCTCGAGCCGCTTCCAATTGAGAAAATCATTAGCGCACTCCCAAAGGCTGTTGCTAATTTAGGTGAGGATCATTGGTTTGACGCTGCTGAAGCGATTATGACTACCGATACGCAACCAAAGGCTACGTCAACTTCAGTTGATACTCCCGCTGGTCAGATCGCGATTACCGGGATTTGTAAGGGTGCTGGAATGATTCACCCTAATATGGCAACCATGTTGGGATTTATTGCCACTGATGCTGGATTCGCGCCGGGCCTATTGGGAAAATTGACCCAGGAAATTGCTGATCAATCTTTTAATGCGATTACGATTGATGGCGATACTTCAACGAATGATTCGTTCATCATTATGGCGACAGGTCAATCTTCTGTGCAAATTCAGTCTACTGAGGATCCTAGCTATAGCGTAGTGAAGACTGCTTTGATTGCGCTGGCTCGCAAGCTTGCGCAGATGATTGTGAGGGATGGAGAGGGCGCTACTAAATTGATCACAATAGATGTGCAGGGTGGCAAGACGGAAGCCGAATGTCGTTTAGTGGCTGAGGCAATCGCACATTCACCATTGGTTAAAACAGCATTCTTCGCCAGTGATCCTAACTTAGGCCGCATTCTTGCGGCTATTGGCTATGCTGGTATTGCTGACTTAGATGTTAATAAAGTGCAAATGTGGCTCGGTGATGTTTGGGTTGCTAAGGATGGTGGACGTAATCCCAGCTATCAAGAGGCCGATGGTCAGAGAGTAATGCAGGCTGCCGAAATTACTGTGAAGATTGATTTGGGTCGCGGATCGGCGCAGCAAACTATGTGGACATGTGATCTATCACATGACTATGTCTCTATTAATGCTGATTACCGTTCCTAG
- a CDS encoding ATP-binding protein has product MNEKLDRLLSHLETFLPKQLTEEQWTSSTAFRWRRRDSIFGSIGFLQPVKHVADITFEDLQNIDRQRDAIRDNTRNFIQKKPANNILLTGARGTGKSSLIKASLHEFASQGLRLVEVEKEHLADLADITELLADRPERFIIFCDDLSFEDGESGYKAMKSALDGSVSAQVDNILIYATSNRRHLLPEYMKDNEGYSHGDDGELHPGEVVEEKISLSERFGLWLSFYPPKQDEYLAIVSHWLQHFGLSNPQIEAARAEALIWALERGSRSGRVAWQFAKHWAGSHPASA; this is encoded by the coding sequence ATGAATGAAAAACTAGATCGACTCCTAAGTCATCTCGAGACATTTTTACCTAAACAGTTGACTGAAGAGCAGTGGACATCCTCCACTGCATTTAGATGGCGTCGTCGGGATAGTATTTTCGGTAGCATTGGATTCTTGCAACCGGTCAAGCATGTGGCAGATATTACTTTTGAAGATCTACAAAATATTGATCGTCAGAGGGATGCAATTCGTGACAATACAAGAAACTTTATTCAAAAAAAGCCTGCCAATAATATTCTATTGACGGGTGCGCGTGGAACTGGAAAGTCCTCTCTCATTAAGGCAAGCTTGCATGAGTTTGCTAGCCAAGGCTTGCGTTTGGTTGAAGTTGAAAAAGAGCACTTAGCGGATTTGGCGGACATTACGGAGTTACTGGCCGATAGACCAGAGCGCTTTATTATTTTTTGCGACGACCTATCTTTTGAGGATGGTGAGTCTGGTTATAAGGCGATGAAGTCTGCCTTAGATGGCTCTGTATCCGCTCAGGTCGATAACATTCTGATCTATGCAACCTCAAATCGCCGGCACCTATTGCCTGAGTACATGAAAGATAACGAAGGCTATTCTCATGGCGATGATGGTGAGTTGCATCCCGGTGAAGTAGTGGAGGAAAAAATTTCTCTATCGGAGCGCTTTGGTTTGTGGCTTTCTTTCTATCCCCCCAAGCAAGATGAATACTTGGCAATTGTTTCCCATTGGCTGCAACACTTTGGTTTAAGTAATCCCCAAATAGAAGCTGCACGTGCGGAGGCATTGATCTGGGCCTTGGAGCGTGGATCACGTTCTGGTCGAGTGGCTTGGCAATTTGCTAAGCATTGGGCTGGCTCTCATCCCGCATCAGCTTAA
- a CDS encoding NUDIX domain-containing protein, producing MAEINRAVTEVAAGILLDSQGRYLLGQRPVGKPYAGYWEVPGGKIEKGESVFAALKRELQEELGIDIESSEELLVLEYDYPHAYVRLHVSIIRSWTGNPRGCEGQELSWQRLADEKPSVEPLLPAAWPMLEKLRLLLA from the coding sequence ATGGCCGAGATAAATCGCGCCGTTACCGAGGTGGCGGCTGGAATCTTATTGGACTCACAGGGTCGCTATCTTTTGGGCCAGCGACCCGTAGGCAAGCCATATGCTGGGTACTGGGAAGTCCCAGGCGGAAAGATTGAAAAAGGTGAGTCTGTATTTGCAGCACTCAAGCGCGAGCTTCAGGAAGAGCTTGGAATCGACATTGAATCTAGCGAAGAGTTGCTAGTTCTAGAGTATGACTATCCACATGCTTATGTGCGTTTGCATGTCAGCATTATTAGAAGCTGGACTGGAAATCCTCGGGGCTGCGAGGGGCAAGAGCTATCTTGGCAACGACTGGCAGATGAGAAGCCTAGTGTTGAACCTTTATTGCCAGCAGCCTGGCCAATGTTAGAAAAGTTAAGATTGCTCTTGGCTTAG
- the zapD gene encoding cell division protein ZapD: MIVYEYPFNELVRSMLRLEYLFARFNHFVRSDDPELHHNAIAMLFDLGDIGSRGDIKSLLLKEFERQKYALNGLKSSQKVDQEALSQTLSEIDRAALNINQSMGKPNAAITESEWLNAIRTRLNIPGGTSPIDLPSYHAWKNSPSAQRRELLENYIAPLLPWHEACQIFLRLLRQSGEAKDVVAHQGSFQQAPSGKVYQLMRIAVEDDSLFSEISANKYLLSIRFLKSDRDKKPQIVNEDVPFRLTLCQL, translated from the coding sequence GTGATCGTCTACGAATACCCTTTCAATGAATTAGTCCGAAGCATGCTTCGGCTAGAGTATTTGTTCGCCCGATTCAATCACTTTGTGAGATCGGATGATCCCGAACTTCACCACAATGCGATTGCCATGTTGTTTGATTTGGGCGATATCGGCTCCCGAGGCGATATCAAATCTTTATTGCTCAAAGAATTTGAACGTCAGAAATACGCACTCAATGGCTTGAAGTCTTCTCAAAAAGTGGATCAAGAAGCGCTCTCACAAACACTCTCTGAAATCGACAGGGCTGCACTCAACATTAATCAGTCAATGGGAAAGCCTAATGCGGCAATTACCGAGAGTGAGTGGCTCAATGCCATTCGAACGCGACTTAATATTCCTGGTGGAACTAGTCCAATTGATTTGCCAAGTTATCACGCTTGGAAAAATAGCCCTTCCGCTCAACGCAGAGAACTCTTAGAAAATTACATCGCCCCACTTTTGCCGTGGCATGAGGCCTGTCAGATATTTTTACGCTTACTTCGCCAATCCGGTGAAGCTAAAGATGTTGTGGCTCATCAAGGATCATTTCAACAAGCACCTTCTGGTAAGGTGTATCAGTTAATGCGCATTGCCGTGGAAGATGATTCCCTCTTCTCTGAGATCAGCGCTAATAAATATCTTCTATCTATTCGTTTTCTTAAAAGCGATCGAGATAAAAAACCACAAATCGTCAATGAGGATGTGCCTTTTAGGCTCACCCTTTGCCAGCTCTAA
- the coaE gene encoding dephospho-CoA kinase (Dephospho-CoA kinase (CoaE) performs the final step in coenzyme A biosynthesis.) encodes MASNHSNPPDTQLDINALKGDIPLVGLTGGIGSGKTAVSDLLGQLGAGIIDTDLIAHQITAPGGSAIPLISERFGSEYLDSHGALDRPKMRTLVFGNAQARQTLEQITHPLIKQETAKQAFTLAKSGAPYLVFVVPLLVESRTWVDLLDFVVVVDCPEETQIERVMHRNNMARSDVENILKAQASRKERLDNANAVIQNQGSLEELRREVQDLHEKLLKIKISSPGSS; translated from the coding sequence ATGGCCTCAAATCATTCCAACCCTCCTGATACACAGCTAGACATCAATGCCTTAAAAGGGGATATTCCTTTGGTTGGACTCACCGGAGGCATTGGCTCTGGCAAAACAGCGGTCAGCGACCTGCTAGGTCAACTCGGGGCAGGAATTATTGATACCGATCTGATTGCCCACCAAATTACCGCTCCCGGCGGATCGGCCATCCCCCTCATTAGCGAGAGGTTTGGGTCGGAATATCTTGATAGCCACGGCGCCTTGGATCGCCCAAAAATGCGTACTTTAGTGTTTGGAAACGCTCAAGCTAGACAGACTCTAGAACAAATTACCCACCCCCTCATCAAGCAGGAGACCGCTAAACAGGCTTTTACACTGGCAAAATCTGGAGCTCCCTACCTTGTATTTGTGGTGCCCCTACTAGTTGAATCGAGAACGTGGGTAGATTTACTGGACTTTGTTGTGGTGGTTGATTGCCCAGAAGAAACACAAATCGAGCGTGTGATGCACCGCAATAATATGGCTCGCTCAGATGTCGAAAATATCCTCAAGGCCCAGGCAAGCAGAAAAGAGCGACTTGATAATGCCAATGCGGTCATTCAAAATCAGGGAAGCCTGGAGGAGCTTAGACGGGAAGTCCAAGATCTTCATGAAAAATTACTTAAAATTAAGATTAGTTCGCCAGGTTCGTCATAG
- a CDS encoding A24 family peptidase, whose product MDVATLSGLVKTLFILALLYLAYIDWRSFRLPNAITLPLIILGLGLNLTSNLRFTDPPSALIGACLGYGVIWALNALYYLLKHRNGIGMGDAKLLSALGAWLGWATLPSILLLASTLGILGGLLWLKWSRHKLHQAFPFGPFLVIAGIIELLWPQIIPTLLIHS is encoded by the coding sequence ATGGATGTCGCAACACTCAGTGGGCTTGTCAAAACTCTTTTCATATTGGCCCTGCTATATCTGGCCTATATTGATTGGCGCAGCTTTCGTTTGCCCAACGCCATTACCCTGCCTCTAATCATCCTGGGTCTTGGACTTAACCTCACTTCAAACCTTCGATTTACCGACCCCCCATCCGCACTGATTGGAGCCTGTCTTGGGTATGGAGTAATTTGGGCGCTCAACGCTCTCTATTACCTCCTCAAGCATCGCAATGGCATTGGCATGGGAGATGCAAAACTACTGAGCGCATTAGGGGCATGGCTAGGATGGGCCACCCTCCCAAGCATTTTGCTGCTTGCATCAACCCTAGGGATTCTTGGGGGGCTTCTTTGGCTTAAATGGAGTCGTCACAAACTGCACCAGGCCTTCCCATTTGGCCCCTTTCTTGTCATTGCTGGCATCATTGAACTGTTATGGCCTCAAATCATTCCAACCCTCCTGATACACAGCTAG
- a CDS encoding type II secretion system F family protein, whose translation MALNLTVLTKHLSKPEQLVFAQQLLALLHAGLPLLNAIELLIQSSPKSWQGWLGNLRDLLRKGNSFSFCLLAQDGRFAAEFYNLIRVGERSGDITIALRTISQQLEAQIELRRKVQQSLTYPIITLATSFLLVAVMLVWVVPVFKDVFGHFQAELPAPTRILIQCSDFIQDYCIEASTLIFTGVTCFVYVWLKSTSLQRRCDSISLRIPFFGNLFRLATLSCWCRTLGHLLEAGLTLPDALRVTAQSSNHWVSHDFSAELFKELTRGWPLGDALKRADRHAPLMDIETRLLLHIGAESGSLPEMLNKRATALGAQLSGRLNSLSQSLEPALILMVGAIIGSLVIILYLPIFNLGQIV comes from the coding sequence TTGGCACTAAATCTCACTGTATTGACAAAACATCTCAGCAAGCCAGAACAACTCGTTTTCGCCCAACAGTTGCTGGCCCTACTTCACGCAGGTTTACCCCTTCTCAACGCGATTGAACTCCTCATTCAATCTTCGCCAAAATCATGGCAAGGTTGGCTGGGAAATCTTCGCGATCTATTGCGAAAAGGAAATAGTTTTTCATTCTGCCTACTCGCACAAGACGGGAGATTTGCAGCGGAGTTTTATAACCTGATTCGCGTAGGCGAAAGATCGGGAGACATCACCATTGCGCTGCGTACCATTTCCCAACAACTAGAAGCGCAAATTGAATTGCGTAGAAAAGTACAGCAATCCCTCACCTACCCCATCATCACGCTTGCCACATCATTCCTATTGGTCGCAGTCATGCTGGTATGGGTTGTCCCCGTCTTTAAAGATGTGTTTGGGCATTTTCAGGCGGAACTTCCCGCGCCCACGCGCATATTAATTCAGTGTTCCGACTTCATCCAGGATTACTGCATTGAAGCGAGTACGCTCATTTTCACAGGAGTCACGTGCTTCGTCTATGTATGGCTTAAATCCACTTCACTGCAAAGACGTTGCGATAGCATCAGCTTACGAATCCCTTTCTTTGGCAATTTATTTCGGCTAGCAACCCTGTCATGCTGGTGCCGCACCTTAGGCCATTTACTCGAAGCTGGATTGACACTACCCGACGCTCTTCGTGTCACCGCGCAATCCTCCAATCACTGGGTCAGCCATGACTTCAGCGCTGAACTATTTAAAGAACTCACGCGAGGCTGGCCCCTGGGAGATGCACTCAAAAGGGCTGATCGACATGCGCCCCTCATGGATATAGAGACCAGATTGCTATTACATATTGGCGCTGAAAGTGGATCCCTGCCGGAGATGCTCAATAAACGTGCTACAGCGCTGGGAGCGCAACTCAGTGGGCGCTTAAATTCACTCAGCCAAAGCTTGGAGCCTGCGCTAATCCTGATGGTTGGTGCCATCATTGGCAGCTTGGTGATAATCCTATATCTACCCATTTTTAATTTAGGGCAAATCGTCTAA
- a CDS encoding GspE/PulE family protein, with the protein MSEALHDSHIIRTWHGITVDALNSRATDIHIEARTQETMVRVRIDGQLRLQNQYPIDLHERLITRIKILARLDIAEKRLPQDGRLAIGHDFSKPNIDCRVSILPTLHGEKAVVRILPSQLNELALESIGLLPEQLAIFKHAIQQTNGLILVTGPTGSGKTRTLYSCLSALNQVQRNLCSVEDPIEIRLPGVNQVAYHPKAGLDFPTIIRALLRQDPDVIMIGEIRDAASAQLAIQAAQTGHLVLSTLHTRNALGSLNRLKSLGIDQEAIESCLRCVSSQRLVRRKCQHCTTKSSPKDCSYCKGSGYFGRIGVHEVLGPQQLSLSTPYMDLHSAGMQWVNAGLINLKALEAEVSAWH; encoded by the coding sequence TTGAGCGAAGCACTTCATGATTCTCACATTATTCGTACCTGGCATGGAATCACAGTTGATGCATTAAATTCCCGGGCAACGGACATTCACATTGAGGCTCGCACTCAAGAAACGATGGTGCGCGTCCGTATAGATGGACAACTCAGACTACAAAATCAATACCCTATTGATTTGCATGAGCGCCTCATTACCCGCATCAAAATTTTGGCCCGCTTGGATATCGCAGAGAAGCGATTGCCCCAAGATGGTCGACTTGCTATCGGGCATGATTTCAGCAAGCCTAATATTGATTGCCGAGTTTCTATTCTGCCAACACTGCACGGTGAAAAAGCAGTGGTACGGATTCTCCCAAGTCAGCTAAATGAACTCGCCTTAGAGAGCATTGGCTTGCTACCAGAGCAGCTAGCCATATTTAAGCATGCCATTCAACAAACTAATGGACTAATTCTGGTAACGGGTCCAACGGGTAGCGGGAAGACCCGTACTCTGTACAGCTGCCTCAGCGCACTCAATCAAGTCCAACGCAATCTCTGCTCTGTGGAAGATCCAATTGAAATTCGTCTTCCTGGCGTGAATCAAGTGGCTTATCACCCAAAAGCGGGATTAGATTTTCCAACGATCATTCGCGCCCTATTAAGGCAGGATCCTGATGTCATCATGATTGGGGAAATTCGAGATGCGGCCAGTGCTCAACTTGCTATTCAGGCGGCGCAAACAGGGCATCTTGTATTAAGTACTCTACACACCCGTAATGCACTCGGGTCTCTTAATCGTCTTAAAAGCTTGGGCATTGACCAAGAGGCCATTGAATCTTGCCTACGTTGCGTGAGCTCTCAACGCTTGGTGCGCAGAAAATGTCAACATTGCACTACAAAGAGCTCTCCAAAAGATTGCTCATACTGCAAGGGGTCTGGTTATTTTGGGCGCATCGGAGTTCATGAAGTATTGGGACCTCAACAACTCTCACTTTCCACCCCCTATATGGATTTACATTCTGCAGGAATGCAGTGGGTCAACGCGGGACTCATTAATCTCAAAGCTCTTGAAGCTGAGGTTAGCGCTTGGCACTAA
- a CDS encoding HlyC/CorC family transporter yields MDTFFDDWPFIGQVALVLFLLALSGFFSMAETSMLSSNRHRLRAMANGGNAGAALAERLLKRIDSLLSVLLISNNLINTILPILVTGIALHIFGDSGLVLSIATLVVALLIIIFSEITPKVIGAAFPEKIASNVGWVILPLTYFLKPLLWFINNLVSGLMKISGLQASNENRVMSKEELRSLVLESNRFVSAHHRNILLNLFNLENILVEDVMTPRAKIEILDLSRPIDEVVQQLETCYHNKLPVCDGDSERIVGILSVKKALSLLGSSELHHEDFRVLLNEPYFIPSGTPVLQQMQFFQDNQQRLSLVVNEYGEVLGLVTFEDIVEELIGEFTTSFSNLSNNPRWLTDGTYLASGSASLRDLNRLLNLDLPLDGPRTLNGLILEKLEAIPDHDVSIRIADVVMEIVQFDEHGVKTVKLYRPLNQPKQD; encoded by the coding sequence ATGGACACTTTTTTTGATGATTGGCCTTTTATTGGCCAAGTCGCTCTAGTCCTATTTTTACTCGCACTCTCCGGCTTTTTTTCCATGGCCGAAACCAGCATGCTTTCCTCAAATCGTCATCGCCTTCGCGCAATGGCAAATGGAGGCAATGCTGGAGCTGCGCTTGCCGAAAGATTATTAAAGCGGATTGACTCGCTTCTCTCTGTATTACTCATCTCCAACAACCTCATCAATACCATCCTACCAATTTTGGTAACCGGTATTGCGCTGCATATTTTTGGCGATAGTGGACTAGTACTGTCGATTGCCACTCTGGTTGTAGCCTTACTCATCATCATCTTTAGCGAGATTACGCCAAAGGTGATTGGCGCAGCATTTCCCGAGAAAATCGCCAGCAATGTCGGCTGGGTCATTCTGCCGCTTACTTACTTTCTGAAGCCCTTACTGTGGTTCATCAATAATCTGGTTTCGGGTTTGATGAAAATTTCTGGACTACAGGCATCCAATGAAAATCGCGTGATGAGTAAAGAGGAGTTGCGCAGCCTCGTACTTGAATCCAATCGTTTTGTATCTGCGCACCATCGCAATATATTGCTGAACTTGTTCAACTTGGAAAATATTCTGGTTGAGGATGTGATGACACCTCGCGCAAAGATTGAGATTTTAGATCTTTCAAGACCTATCGATGAAGTCGTGCAACAACTAGAAACTTGTTATCACAATAAACTACCGGTATGTGATGGCGATTCAGAGCGCATCGTTGGAATCCTCTCGGTAAAAAAGGCGCTCTCCTTGTTGGGAAGCTCAGAACTGCACCATGAGGACTTTAGGGTTTTACTCAATGAGCCTTACTTCATTCCAAGCGGTACACCCGTACTACAGCAGATGCAGTTTTTCCAGGACAATCAGCAACGCCTTAGCCTCGTCGTGAATGAGTATGGGGAAGTTCTTGGCCTAGTGACATTTGAGGATATTGTTGAAGAGCTGATTGGGGAGTTCACCACCTCCTTTTCAAATCTCTCCAACAATCCGCGCTGGCTTACTGATGGTACCTATCTTGCAAGCGGTAGCGCATCGCTACGCGATTTAAATCGCCTCCTGAATCTCGACCTACCTCTGGATGGCCCCCGTACTTTAAACGGTCTGATCTTGGAGAAATTAGAGGCTATCCCTGATCATGATGTCAGCATCCGGATAGCAGACGTTGTAATGGAGATTGTGCAGTTCGACGAACACGGGGTTAAAACTGTGAAGCTATATAGACCCCTCAATCAGCCCAAGCAAGATTGA